A segment of the Triticum urartu cultivar G1812 chromosome 1, Tu2.1, whole genome shotgun sequence genome:
ACAAACTTTCCTCCCAATAAATAGTTTCTTAACATTTGCAAACTTTCCTAATCAGACACGTCACAAACGGGCAGGTACTGATATCACGTTACCAAACAATAAAAACTTCATTTGCATAGAAATCAGTTCAAAATCATAACTTTCCTAATTTTTTACATTTCCTTCATAACTACCAATATTTCCTATGTTTTACACCTATACAAGGAAATCACCCCTCCATCGATATTAGCATTTTTTTGGAATGAGATCTACAGGTTATGTTTTTTTGCGATTCTTTCCAATTGTGACATCTCTTTCCGCTCCGGCTCCTTCTCGCATAAACACCTCCATCATAGTCAGCTGATGCCACCCCAGACCTCCTGCCTCTCCACACCttctccgccacctcctcctcgtACTCCATTGACAATCCCTCCGACATGTTTGTCCACGGCGGTGTCGAGGACATGGCGCAGCAGCGTACCAGCGGTAGAGCAGCGCATAGCAGCAGGAAGCAGCACGTAGCAGGCGAGGCAAGCGGCCGGCGTGGCTGAGGGGGCAGCCGACAGAAGATGGTCGTGACAGGAGGGGCGCGAGGCAGGGGCGCGACTGCGGGGCGAGCGAAGGGATAGGCGGCAGCAGACGGGGCGAGCGCAGCTAGTGAGGGTGTGGCGCGTGGCCAGGGTGTGCGTCGCGCGGGTCACAGTGGTGCGGTGGCTGCAGCGAGCGCAGTGGCAGTGGCGGGCGCGATCGACGCGGTGCGGCACATGCGTGGGCATGGAGAGGGAGTGGCCCCGCGGGCGCGGAAGAAGAGCAACAAGCTCGGGCATGGGCGCGCTAGGAGCGGGCATGTGCCACGGGGTCAATCCGAGGAGCTCGGTGGCTACCCTTGCAATGGACATGGCGAACGGCGGCTCTCGGCCACGGCGAAATACCTAACGAGAGCAAACGAGAGGGAAAATAGGGGAAAGGCAAGAGGAGATCACGACAGTGTCAATGGCACCCTAGGGGAAGACAGGGGAGCTTGGGGCGACGCGGATCGAACGGCAATGTTACGGTGGCCGAAGGTTGAGGAAGACGGCAGCGACGTCGATGCGGGGGTGCTGGACTTGATCTCGTTGGCGCAGACAATGTAGCGGAGGAGTTCAGAGCTCCTCGACAAGCTCCTAGCCTGCAGGGAAAGCAGTGGCTGTGTGGACGGGGTCGGTCATGGTGGTCGTGGCGTTTGACTTCGTCCAGATCGACGGGATTGAGCGAGCGAGGAGGAGAAGTGGATCTGGGAGGGGGCGTCGAGGAGTGAGGCCATGGGGCAGGGGAGGCAAGGCGTCACCCTTATCCATTCCCCTTCAATGCCGGCGAGGTGGTCGGGCGGGAGCTCGGCTCTGTAGCGACGCGGCTCGAGAAAATATAAGTTGTGGTGGCAAATATAATACACATAATCCGTATTGTTACGCACTAGCGCGTGTGCGTGTGATATAGATGGATTATGATCCCGTACCCAATAAGATGgatgtgtgtgtgttagagagagagggagagggggagagagagggaggaagagggagggagagagtgtgtgtgtgagaATTTGATGGTAAAAAATGTCATCAATGTCATTTGTTATGTATAAGAATATTAAATGTAATATTAACATAACTGATATTGAACTCTTAAATTTAATGTGGCCCCGTCGCAACGCACAGGCGTTCTTCTAGTTAGGAGTAGAGATTAGGAATAGAGATTTGGCACGCCCATGATTAAAAAAAATAGCGCCTTACGCTCAAGGCGCCAAATAGCATTTGGGGATGAAAGCCCCAACGCAAAATTAATTTCAGATGTCCAGCCCAATAAGACCCTGCACGGTCCGTCGAAGAGGTCCGCCACAGGCCCCCAAAAGCCCATATGCAAATCTCAGGTACGCTCCGTTGCCCCCTCAGAAAAGAATACTGCCCCCCTAAAAAACCTAGGAAAACAGTCTCCTCGCCGGTCAGTCGTCCTCGCCGTCGCCCTACCCATCTCGTCGGCGCTGTTGGCGGTCCGCGGGGAGCATGGATGCTATGGAGGAGGATACGCCTCCCGCGCCACCACCACCGCATACGACGTCAGTGGGCGCCTCCCTTGTTTGCCCGCTTCTCTCACCTCCGTGTTTAGGTCACGCGGAAGCAAGCTCACATATCTCCCTGATCGGGGCGTCGTGTGGGTTGCAGGGGCGCGAAGCAGCCGCCGTACAAGGATCCTGACGACGGGAGGCAGCGGTTCCTCCTGGAGCTGGAGTTCATCCAGTGCCTCGCCAACCCCATCTACATCAACTGTACAGTAACTCTCCTCACAGCCTCTGTTTCAAACTGGTTGGTTAGAGATTAGCTTATTGGGTACCACAGTGCAATTGAGTTTCATCATGGCCTATTTGTGGGTTGAGTCCTGCTGCGGGAGCGAGTAACTAGCTAATCAAAGAGAATTTTTCTTGTTGTTGATTGTGTTAGTCAGTGACTGACCTCTGGAGTAACAAATTCACATGATATGATTTTGTTTTGGTAAGACCGCATAATGTGATAAGGCAAGAGAGATTGAATTATGTATTGCTTATGCTTTGTTGCTTCCTGTACTTCTGATGTATTCGGGGTCAATATTTTGTATGAGTATTAAACACGATTCTGCTTGGGAGATGGCGTTTATAGTATTTGTTTTGTTCAAGCAGATCTAGCGCAGAACCGGTACTTTGAGGATGAGGCGTTCATCGGGTATCTCAAGTACCTCAAGTATTGGCAGCGTCCGGAGTACATCAAATACATAATGTGAGTCACCTTATACTTTTGATTTGCGCAAATAGGTTGCTCACAGACAAACTAATATGGTCGTACTGTTATGGTACAGGTATCCGCACTGCCTTTTCTTTCTTGAGCTTCTCCAAAATGCAAATTTCCGAAACGCAATGGCACATCCAGCAAACAAGGTGACCTTTAACCCCATTTGGCTAGAATTGCACTCGAGCACCATTCTCACCCTTTACTGTTTACAAGCTTCTTCTTTCTTTTCAAACCGTTTCTTTGGAATTGTCTATTTGGAGATTATTACTTTTACGGTTGATTGGTTATGGACATAAAGGATCTTGGAAATGATAAAATGTTGCTATGAATGCGCTTACAAATATATTGAGTGGATATGtttatttcctgaggaattagtTAAAGCAGTCAAATGCTATGTAAGCGTATTAAGCTTCATGCACACTTCTAAATGTTCACTGTTTTATCCGCATAATATTTTTTCTTagtatttgaaaaaaattgttTATTCATGTAGGACATTGAATCATTTGTATGCAACTAACTCTTACCTGCAAATTTCTTGACAGGAAGTTGCTCATAGGCAGCAATATTTCTTCTGGAAAAACTACAGGAACAATAGACTGAAGCACATCCTGCCACGTCTTCCTCCCGAACCAACTCCTGCGCCTGCACCAGCACCAGCACCAGTGCCGACACCTCCACCTGTTTCTGCACCACCATCGTCTTTGCCAACTATGTCAGCTGTTGGTGCTTCTGCAATGCCCCCCATGCAGTTTATAGGAACTCCTGGCACCAACAACCCAAAGAATGAGATGAGAAATGTTATGGGTGGTAGAAAGAGAAAGTATGTACCTCCCTATCTTGCAATCAATCAATAGCATCTCTTATGCAGTTAATATTAGTTCTCCATACAGTGTCATTATGAAGTTATTAGTTGTAAATACAGTTTTTTTTTCTTAAAGTTCCTGTGTGCCATAGTTAACAGGTGTTATTATATTCGAGGATGATCCAACTTGAAATGTGTTATGGACATTCTGCCAATCTAGATTATGAAGTACCTCTTCGCTGATTCAGTAAAGATTATTGTTGCTCTCAAGATGCTTCTTAGGAGAACTGAATTAGTCCTGCAATGAAGTTGTGGAGGAATCTGTTCTATTTGTTCCTTTTTTTCTTGGTCCATCTCATGAATCATCCGAGATTTTATGAAAAATGCAAGTTTCACAGTAGTGTTGTTATGCCTGTGTGCTTGTTAGTCAGTTTTAAATGTGTGCatggtagtttgagttttgacaGGTTATTTCTTTTTCCTCTTGTGATGTATAGTTTGAGCATGCAAGTATGTTGCATTATGTTCAATAAAATGGTTTACAATGACTGATTGTACTGTGTGTCTTGGCTGCAGGATGGGCTAGTGAAACATATTGATCAACTTCACGGCTAACGGCATCCCAGAGAAGTGGAAACTCACCTCCCTGTTGCCTGTTGGTAGACCTTTTAAGTAGCAGACAAGTTCGAAGCAGCTCCTGCTTTCGAGCAGCTGGAGTTCTCAACGTGGCATGCACACTTGGCCCTTGGTTGACTTGATCATTTATCTTATCCTGGCCTTTGTTGTAGTTGAATTTAATCTTTACTTGCTGAAACTTTGTGCCAACAGTGGCAGCCGTAAAAGCTAACATTTATCACAAATTCTTAGATGGAGCCGCAACATTTGCATACGCAGCTCCATGAAACGCTCCATTGCTCGTTCATGTTATTTTGCTGCACAGTTTGTGTCTGGTAATGGAGGGCTTGCATTGCATTTCTCATGCGTACGATTCCGGATCAGGGGCAGCGCCAGTATTAGGCCGCCTCCCTTGCTGCATTTTTTGTTTCAATCTATATTTTTCATGGCTCCAGTGATCTCGATGACGAATTCACTTTTTTTTGGGGAAAACGCAAAGGATCTTTGCGCCTCATTTCATTGAAAAGATGGGGAAAGTACAATCCTCCTAGGAGGCTGTTGTTACATGGGTCACGCTCTCAATCAGTGGACGTCCCAGGATGTGGGCAGAACAACCCTAAGGgtatctccagccgttggcctcCCCAGGAGGCATTTTTTCCACTGCCTGAGGGGCTGCCGGCGAAAAACTAAGCCTTGGGGGTGGATATTTATCCACTCGTTGCCGTACCCAGCCACCACCACCACGTGAACCGCCCTGGCTAGCGGATGGCGATGAAGCGCGGCCACGGCTCAGGCAGGTTggccggcgacggcgacggcgcgtTCCCCGACCCGCCTCCTCCTTCTGCTCCTCCTCGCCGCGGTCGCCTGCACGGGGCCGCCCGACGCCGTGTCCAAGCCCGCGATGCTTGAGCCATGCGCCTCGCGCTGCTCTCCTACACCGCCGACCTGCTCTGCTCCACGGCCTGCCCCGCGCTGCTCTCCTACACCCTCCACGCCGACCTCAAACTCGCCGAGCTGGCCGCGCTCTTCGCCGCCGACCCACTCCGCCAACGCCATCGACTTCGCCGCCTCGGGCCCGGACGGCCGCATCCTCCCGGCCGGCCCCGCTCTGCTCCACGGCCTGCCCCGTGCTGCTCTGGCCGGGCGACGAGGAGGAAGACCACGATCATGCCGCTGCTCTGGCCGGGCGACGAGGAGGAAGACCACGCCCCGCGCGCGTGGGGCTGGAGCTCGACCCGTCGGCAGCGCGGACAGGGGAGCGGAGGAGGCTGCCCGCGGCGAGCACGCCGTGCTGCGGGAGGTGGCCGCGTACCTCCGGCTGCAGCACCGCCCCGGCTCCGCGGCTGCATCTCCGTGGCCTCCGCGCCCGGTGCCCTCCCCGCGAGCTCTCTGCCTCCTTGCTCTGGCTCCCTCCCCGCGAGCTCCCCGCCTCCCTGCTCCGGCGCCCGCCCGCCGTGACGCCTCGCCCGTGCCCCAGCTCCGACGCCCTCCCTCCCCGCGAGCTCCGGCGCCCGCCCGCCGTGACGCCTCGCCCGTGCCCCAACTCCGGCGCCCTGCTCGCCGCGCCCGTCCCGTCCCGTGCGCGCCTGCTTCGGTGGGTGGGGGATGGAGGAGTGTGAGCACGTGGGTGGGGCCTGCagaaaagagagggagagagagaggagagagggtGTTGGGACACTGAAAGTGGGCCATTTGCATGCAAAATGAGAGCGCCGGCGTCCCCAGCTGCCTCCCGGGGGGCTGGGTTTCGCCTGCGCGTGCCGGCAGTATTTTTCCTCGAATCCGGCGAAATCTGTGCCCTTGGGGTGACGAGTGGGAGGAATTTTCCTCGCCGGCGGTGAAAAAGTGCCTGGGGAGGGCTTCTTGGGGGGACTAGTGGAGATGCCCTAAGCCACTGTGCTCCGGCTTGTGCCCAACATTTGGCCACGAATTCACTTTTGTACCATATATGTTCACGCCTGAAACTTTTAAGGTTTATCTGAAACTTTGAAATTGGACATTTGTCTTTCCTAAATTAATAAAGGATGCGGGCACATGGGAAAAAATATTCACACAGTCTCTAGTCTCTGCCACCTCATACGAATAATAaatgaaatactccctccgtcccataatatagcTTGCAAAAACGTATTATATTGCGGGATGAAGAGAGTAATTAAAGTATGACGATAAGTAAAAAAATAACAAAGATACTTTGATACGTGTTACGCGTCTTTACTATTATAAGGGCATTGGTTATAGTTTATTTATACTTTTTAGGGGGGTGTTTATTTTTACTATTAAAGCAAAATTTGTGATCGTGTGCAAGAGTTACGCCCAGCCATCTGCGCACTACCATCACCTTTGCTCGTGTGCGCCGACAAGTGACCTCTTGATGTACCACCCTCATCTGCTTTAACAACCCCTAACAAGCTCCATGTCAATCCATCTGCACAAAAATCATAATAGTTATCCTCACATCTCTGATGGTTGCCCCTATTCCCTAACATCGACATCGTCCCCAAGCTTCCAACATCGACGATGTTGTGGGAGCAAATGGATTGGTCATCCATCAATCTTTTCTCTAGTGTTGTCGCGCTAGGCAAAATCTTGAGAGGGGTATTCAATAGATCATCATAGGAAGATACTTGTGACATGGTTCTCTTGGCGCCCAAGCGACTGCGGAGGGTGGTAGTTGCTTAAGGTAGGCATTAGGGTTGCGGATGCAGGGAGCCCTTGGCGACGGTAACAAACACATCCTTAGCATGGAGGTTGCCAGGTTGGTGAGAACTTAGCGCAAAGATTGTAGTCCCCAATGAGATGTTATGCCGTTTGTCACCGATATTGACCGCAAGGTGTCACTGGAGACAATATTGTCGTTCTTTTGCATATTACCCAATACCAATGATCTAAAGTGAGAATCATAcgatctactccctccgttcctaaacaTAAGTCTTTTTAAAGGttccaatatggactacatacggagtaaaatgaaaaaatctacactctaaaatacgtctacaTACATTTGTATGTAGTCTTTACTAAAATCTCTAAAAGACTTGTATTTGTAACGGAGGGAGTAATTGATAATTGTTATGTTTGAGCATGTTGTATGGTTGTGTTTGGATGAATTGGACTGTTGGTTGTTTAGGTTGCAAGTGTTTTCAGTTAATAAATTTGTCTATCTTACAGTTTCCGATTTCCTCCCCTCCATAGAAACCCACCGCTTGCAGCGAAGATATGACGAGATATGCACCGGCAGTCAATGTTTGATATACTAACAAATTGCAGCCGTCTACTTGATCGATGTCTATGTAGCAAAAACTGCTCTCAAAGAAGGCTCTCATTGATGGCTCTCTTTTCTATCTTTGAGGTTAATGGGCAAAAAAAACTTGTGGGAAACGAAAAACTGATTCTCTCTCATATCCATGCTAAATTCGTACTGCCACCATTCTTAAAATAGATACTTGTACGTACTGATCTTATGTATAGTACGTATGCCGGTATGCGGTGTAATATGTTTGTTGAGACAAAGCTTTGACCAAACATATTATACCACATAAGATATGATGTGAATCTTAGTGACATCAAATTTATGTCACATAAATTACGTATTGATAGAATAATTGTTGGTTAAAAAGCCTTGTCTTGGCCAACCATAATGGAAATTATGTCTTGAAATGGAGTTAGATTTACAAAAAAAATCAAGCAAAACTAAATGTAATTTAAGGGCATGCAATGTGCAATTCGATCCTGGGGGCAATTTAAAAGAAGTGATTATTGTTGTAGCAAGCCACAATGTCGCCATAGGACGAGGCTGTTATACTGCTCTTTTTCACCAAGTGGCGCTACTGAAAAACATTGCACCCACCGATGAACACACGTTGAATTACATTCCTTTCGGCACAGGCAGATTATCATCAAATCAGTCAGCACACAAAAAGACTAGAACAGACTTCCTCGAAATAAGAACATCTACAAATCAAGTAGACACTAAATCACACACCCCGATTCGATACGACTATAATAGTACCACCCTGAGGAACATGAAGCCAGCAGAGCAACTATTGCTGACATACACAACGATGACCCAGGAGTGGAGACAGGGTGGCCTCAAGCTTGATGGCAAACAGCAACCATCTTAGTAGCGGTAAGTGGAACCATAACCACCAAGACCTGACGATGAATATCCACTCCCGTCCATGTTAGAATAAGATGGCAGCGATGATGACGGGTAGGCCGAGCTGCCATACGGGTAGCTGGACCTATATAACGGATCTAATCCTCCTGGGTAACTGCTCCTCACAGGTTCTCTGTGCGTAGCCAGGGAGTCCTGAATGAAGAGGACAGTATATGAGAGTTTCGATCTTGCTAAAAGATGGCATTTTGAACAAGAAAAAAAATGTGCGATGTCTATTACCTGGATAAGCTGTTGAGCAGATTGTACCTGGGACGATGTCCCCTTTATTTCAACAGTTATATCATCAGGGCTTCCCAAACTCTCTTGAATTGTGACAACAGCACCACTGTTAGCCCGTATGTATGCAATGTTTGCTCCTTTGACTCCTATGATATCTTCTGCATAGGTAAGTGGGATTTGCATGGTTTGTGTTATCTGCATGTCATTTGTTCTTATCAGCAACAGTTCAATGTAAACAAACGTTAGGCTCTATTTGCAAACAACTCATTGTGTTATTTCCTAAAAAGAATAGATTGATGGATGTGATGCACACTGAACATGAATGGAAGTTGGACACTCTGACTAAAAAAAAGAAAGCCCACGGATTATTATTAaacaaaatatcttataggaagATTATAGGAAGAAAAGAGAGTACATGCAGAAACATAGGCAAAGACATACCTGTGTAAGTAGAGGGCCAGCACCATGCATTCCAGAAGGTCGTAATGCTGACAAGGCAGGATCTCGCCCATATAATGACACACCTGAGCGATGAATGTTATGTTCTACCAGCGGTTCCCGTTCAAGATACAAATGGTCCCTTTTCATTGGAAGAACATATTCATCACGCACTTCAGGTTGTTGATTTACTTGTGTAGAAACAATTGAATGATGTGGCATATCATTCCAAGTTTCAGCACTGCGATCTTGACTTACTGGGGCATTCTGATTAAAGAATAGGAAATGATATGTATTAGAAACAATATGGCGAAGCATAGCATGCATTAAAATATATGTGCTTACAGTCTTCTCAAACAATGGAAGTACACTATGGTCAACCAAAAACTTCCGGAGATGATTAGAAACTGCTTGCAGTGCTTTTAGAACTTTCTCTGTTTCACCCTGTATCTCAACTATCCTCTCATCGTCAGTTACATAGAAAGGCCGATCTCGCTCATCTACACAAATTTATACCCACGATGAGTCATATAGTATATATTATGCATAGCTTCGCACAACACAACAGAAAAAATAATGGATATTAAGCTATTAAATAATATCACAAATAAGCATATGCTTTTTAAAGTGCATAATGTGTGCACACTTCACACGTGTAGAAATATGAACTTTCACCATTCTATGCAATGATGTTCTTTCCTTGTTTAAATTCATTCCAATTTCCATATCTTCCGTGACCTATAATACAGTCCATTCTtaacatgtactccctctgttccataattcttgtcatggttttagttcaaattaaCCTCATTGCGAACTTTGATCAAGTTTTTAGATAAACGTATCTACATCATGAACCCAAATACATATCGTTAGATACATCATAAGacatattttcatattatatatATTTTGTACTGTAGGTACAAATAGTTTTCTCTAGAAACCTGGTCAGATTGCAaagtttgacttttcaaaaaaaatgcactacattatggattAGAGGGAGTATGATAAACATTTCTTTTTGTGCTGGGAGGGACATGGAACACCTAATAGAAATGCTAGAGCAGAAATCCAACGGCAAGACAATCAACTGATGTACAAAAGCATTTGTGTATCAATATAGATACATCAGCCAAGGACATATTACCTACTGATATAACCCTTATTGTAGCACCCGTGCCCTCCTGGATTGCCTTAATTGAAGCACCTTGCTTCCCAATGAGGTTAATTGCTTGAGCTCCAGGAACCACCAACCGGGCAGCACATACACCAGGTGCAGCAGCTGTCTGGGTACCTTCAGCAGCTCCATCTGTTATTCCATTGACACGTTTAAAAACTCTAATCAGAGCGTCCACAGCTGGAGGCAGCTCCAAGCCCGGATCTTCTTTTGCAGACACCAAAACCTGGAATGTCCAAGAGCCATGGTTTACTCAGTGAATCCAAAGGAGATCATCAGGCATGCAAGAGTAATAAAACGTACCCACTAACAGAAGAATATAATACAAATGATTTACACCATCAAGTACATAAATAgttaaatactccctccgtcccatattAATTGACGCTCAAACGGATGTATCCAGCAGTTTGAGTGGCAATTaatatgggacggagggagtagttcgcTATTCAACTTTATCCGACCAAAAGAACGGCAATCAATTCACACAATACTCCCTCCTTCCCACAAAATAGATCCCCTAAGTTTTGTCATAAGTCAAGCTTTCTTAAATTTGACCAAGATTATAGAAAACATTTTAACATTTACAATACAAAATCAATATCAATATATTCATCAAGAAATATGTATTCCTAGCAGATTTATTTGGTTATAGATGTTTGatattttttctataaacttggtcaaactttctAAGACAAAACTTAGGGAATCTATTTTGTGGGAATATGGAGTAATAGATAGATGGAATGGGTATACAAAACAATTCTCTGTGCACAACACTGAGCAAAAAAAAGACTGACTTTTCAGGAACATATTATGAGGGCCACCTATAAATACAAGTATGTATGCACATGCAATGCACATTTTAACATTATGGGAGATTATTGgtaggaaaaaacataaacttgcTAATAGATTCGAAGCAAAAAAACATCTTGATTTATAGATGCAGAAATAAATTGTATTATAAAGAAAATCGGAATTAACATATGCAATCTCCACAATTTGTTAACAAAGAATCCCGCAAAAAATGTTaataaagaaaaaaattaaaaaatgaaaTTTAATTTTACTTTATGTTTCTCCCCCAAAACCAACTTTTTTGGGCTCAACTCACTGCCAACCATAAGCTGCAACATGGCTGGCCCAAGAGGAATCAGTATGGGCCACGTCCCTTGAGAAGGATTAGCATACATTCTAGAACATGGTGGATGCAACAACCATGCACTGTTCACTGCGAATCCCACTACTTTCAACCTTTGGATTTAGGACATAAATTGTTAGGATTGATGGCTAGCTCTCATTCAAAACTGGTACACTGTATAGTAGTATAGATGTTAGTGGCTATAAATTTTTTTTCACATCTCCCCTTCTCTAAGATATAACACACCACCCTAGCAAGTACATGTACGGTTCACCACAATAAATGGCAGTCGTATATTAGATGAAATTGACGTGCAATCAAAAAATGACCCAAGCATGTCAATTTGGTTCGATGCCTCCAGCCTCCCACATCCCCTTATGTCTATTTCATGCATCAGCGAATCGAAATCGCACTTGAAGCACTGTAGGCTCAGACACTACGAGCTATGTCAAAGCACATTAACCACCAACCTATTTACCAGGATTCCAGCGACCATTGCTAACATGCAGCACCAATTGGACATGTAGAACAGAGAAAATTGTAATTCCAAAGTGCCAATCAATCTAACCATCAGGTATTTCAATCCCCAACTAGTCAATAACGGAATCCTGGCAGGAAAGAGCAAACGCTGGCTAAAGTTTGTGGGTACTCACAATGCGCTCGGTGGCGCCGACAGGGCCCTCGAGGACGCGGACCCTGGCCTTGGTCTCCTCCACGAGACGCTTGATGAGCTCGCCCTTCCGCCCGATGATGCTCCCGACCTTCAGCACGGGCACAACCATCCGGAACACGTTGTCCCCCGGCCACCCGGGCCACCTCTTCGCCTCCGGGACGGCCTCCGCCTCCGCCGAGGGATCGGCCTCCTCGGCGGCCGGCGGGGGCGGTGATGCGGGCGCACCAACCTCCGTGGcggaggcggtggctgcggcggcggggtcgTCCATGGCGGTGGAAGCTGCCGACGCGACGGCTAGGGTTTGGGTGTGGACTGCAGCCGCGGGTGTGGAGAGACCTGTCAAGTGGAAGGAAGGGGATGAGGAGGAGGCGCACGAGATCTGGGTGTGCTTTTTGCTGGTTTGATTTCTCACGGGCTCTTCCGTGCCTGCGCTGACATATGGGCCAGATATTTTAGTTTAATAGGCCCCCACCTGTGCTGATATAACTGGGCTTTACCTAGCTCCTGCCGCCTCTGGGAGCTAGAGAAGTCAAATGGGCCGGTTTGTTagtattttgaaaaaaaaaatagAGAACAAACAAATAATAATTTATACTAACTTTTAAAATAAATATAATCTACTATGTAATAAGAGTATTTTGAAGAATAAAACTAAATATATATTTGAAATATTTTCCACCATTTCTAACAAAAGTTCATGTCAAATAAAAGGTTATACAACTTATAAGAATTGTTTAACCACATAAAACAAATCTATTGTAAGTTTTTCTATTGAAATATGTCTCAACTCATATAAAAGTATTCAATTATGTCAAATAAAATTGTTCATACCGGAAGAAGTGATCCTAGCTCACTTGATTAGGGAGTGGATGTACAATTGAGCCATCCAAATCCTCATGGACACGAGCTTGGTTTCTTATATTTAAAAACCCGATTTGTCGGCCTCCCTCATTGATTTCCTTGTAAAAACATGTACACACCTTTTAGAGAAATGATTCATGCAACTTCTAAAAGTTGACCTTAGAAAAAAACTTGAAAAGTGTCTTTCTATGGACATTATCATTTTATATGAAAAGCCTTTTTTGGAAATATTTTACTCACCTCATGAAATTTGCTCATATATTTTGAAGAAAAAGAACTCCGTGATGCTAATTTGTAAGTATTGAATCGTCAAAAATCCTAATATATGAAAGTGAAAGT
Coding sequences within it:
- the LOC125513572 gene encoding mediator of RNA polymerase II transcription subunit 31, which encodes MDAMEEDTPPAPPPPHTTGAKQPPYKDPDDGRQRFLLELEFIQCLANPIYINYLAQNRYFEDEAFIGYLKYLKYWQRPEYIKYIMYPHCLFFLELLQNANFRNAMAHPANKEVAHRQQYFFWKNYRNNRLKHILPRLPPEPTPAPAPAPAPVPTPPPVSAPPSSLPTMSAVGASAMPPMQFIGTPGTNNPKNEMRNVMGGRKRKMG
- the LOC125513580 gene encoding RNA-binding KH domain-containing protein PEPPER, with translation MDDPAAAATASATEVGAPASPPPPAAEEADPSAEAEAVPEAKRWPGWPGDNVFRMVVPVLKVGSIIGRKGELIKRLVEETKARVRVLEGPVGATERIVLVSAKEDPGLELPPAVDALIRVFKRVNGITDGAAEGTQTAAAPGVCAARLVVPGAQAINLIGKQGASIKAIQEGTGATIRVISVDERDRPFYVTDDERIVEIQGETEKVLKALQAVSNHLRKFLVDHSVLPLFEKTNAPVSQDRSAETWNDMPHHSIVSTQVNQQPEVRDEYVLPMKRDHLYLEREPLVEHNIHRSGVSLYGRDPALSALRPSGMHGAGPLLTQITQTMQIPLTYAEDIIGVKGANIAYIRANSGAVVTIQESLGSPDDITVEIKGTSSQVQSAQQLIQDSLATHREPVRSSYPGGLDPLYRSSYPYGSSAYPSSSLPSYSNMDGSGYSSSGLGGYGSTYRY